The Telopea speciosissima isolate NSW1024214 ecotype Mountain lineage unplaced genomic scaffold, Tspe_v1 Tspe_v1.0393, whole genome shotgun sequence genome has a window encoding:
- the LOC122648049 gene encoding root phototropism protein 2-like produces the protein MFEVGEANFSLHKFMLVAKSGLITKKIMELKEANLTKIDLSGIPVGAEIFETVAKFCYDVNFKINVKNVAALRCAAKYLEMIEKYCQDNLAGQTDDFLPHAALNTLSATKNFKIFYKNLWTALFVENYKPMASAQNRLAVAVQ, from the exons ATGTTTGAGGTCGGTGAGGCAAATTTCTCTCTTCACAAG TTCATGTTGGTTGCTAAGAGCGgtttaattacaaagaaaataatggaGTTGAAGGAAGCAAACCTGACGAAGATCGATCTCTCAGGCATCCCTGTAGGGGCAGAGATCTTCGAGACGGTAGCCAAGTTCTGTTACGATGTCAACTTCAAGATCAACGTTAAAAATGTTGCCGCCCTCCGCTGTGCCGCCAAGTATCTTGAAATGATTGAAAAATACTGCCAGGATAATCTCGCTGGCCAAACAGACGATTTCCTCCCTCACGCAGCGTTAAACACCTTATCAGCCACCAAGAACTTCAAAATCTTTTACAAGAATTTATGGACAGCTTTGTTTGTCGAGAACTACAAACCTATGGCCAGTGCCCAAAATCGACTTGCAGTAGCAGTTCAATG